One window from the genome of Nicotiana sylvestris chromosome 9, ASM39365v2, whole genome shotgun sequence encodes:
- the LOC138877347 gene encoding uncharacterized protein, with the protein MTEESMFLIIGCSMAKQMWLCLEYTYLQATKDKEFQLKQQFQTVKLGSKSIDEYIKEFKEICDSLMAIHKPLDEDSKVINFARGFGSKYKTLRTVMLGKPPYPTFNQFVNALRGFEMREDTDDIMEQTPPNSTMTFVAQKSQGRGRGNFYRGRGQPKGRGGRQFSQRNFGALNQKRI; encoded by the coding sequence ATGACAGAAGAGTCAATGTTCCTCATTATAGGATGTTCCATGGCGAAACAAATGTGGTTGTGTCTTGAGTATACTTACCTCCAAGCAACAAAGGACAAGGAGTTTCAATTGAAGCAACAATTTCAAACAGTAAAACTGGGATCAAAATCCATAGATGAATACATAAAAGAGTTTAAAGAAATTTGTGATAGTCTTATGGCGATACACAAACCATTGGATGAAGATAGCAAAGTAATCAATTTCGCTAGAGGTTTTGGGAGCAAGTACAAGACCCTTCGTACTGTAATGTTGGGGAAACCACCCTACCCCACATTTAACCAATTTGTTAATGCCCTTAGAGGATTTGAAATGAGGGAAGACACTGATGACATTATGGAACAAACACCTCCTAATTCTACTATGACTTTTGTAGCACAAAAATCTCAAGGAAGAGGCCGTGGCAATTTTTATAGAGGAAGAGGCCAACCAAAAGGAAGGGGAGGAAGACAATTTAGTCAAAGGAATTTTGGAGCACTAAATCAAAAGAGAATCTAA